One part of the Pristis pectinata isolate sPriPec2 chromosome 17, sPriPec2.1.pri, whole genome shotgun sequence genome encodes these proteins:
- the LOC127579173 gene encoding immunoglobulin lambda-1 light chain-like isoform X1 — translation MSDWIRVVGTLVFCALCLNAEVRVNQPPSKSASPGQNVQLTCTLSGSSSGISYMSWYQQIPGNTPRLLMYYYSGSTAKGPGIPDRFSLSVSGMTSTFTIPNVQSEDAADYYCAVWVSSAVFFGKGTRLGIGSPRAPVLTVLPPSADEVTAKGTATLVCLVNGFNPGAVNIEWTVDGSARSSGVETSPIQQETDNTFSTSSYLTVPALEWKTHELYSCVVQHESQANPFKANIQRSSCI, via the exons ATGTCTGACTGGATCCGTGTCGTCGGCACATTGGTGTTTTGCGCACTTT GTTTAAACGCGGAAGTTAGAGTAAATCAGCCGCCTTCGAAGTCCGCCTCCCCAGGACAAAACGTGCAATTGACCTGTACCCTGTCTGGCTCCAGTTCAGGCATCAGCTACATGTCCTGGTACCAACAGATTCCTGGAAACACTCCCCGGCTTCTAATGTACTATTATAGCGGCAGCACTGCCAAAGGTCCGGGAATCCCAGACCGTTTCTCCCTCTCAGTATCAGGCATGACATCGACATTCACAATACCCAACGTTCAATCGGAGGACGCTGCGGACTATTACTGTGCTGTGTGGGTAAGCAGTGCAGTCTTCTTCGGCAAAGGAACGAGGCTGGGTATTGGAA GTCCGCGGGCACCTGTCCTGACTGTTCTGCCGCCTTCAGCGGATGAAGTTACGGCAAAGGGCACCGCCACCCTGGTGTGTTTGGTGAACGGGTTTAATCCGGGCGCTGTGAACATTGAGTGGACCGTGGACGGCAGTGCGAGAAGCAGTGGCGTTGAGACCAGCCCGATCCAGCAGGAAACGGACAACACCTTCAGTACGAGCAGCTACCTGACTGTTCCAGCCCTGGAGTGGAAAACACACGAACTTTACTCCTGTGTGGTTCAGCACGAAAGTCAAGCGAACCCATTTAAGGCGAACATCCAGAGATCCAGCTGTATCTGA